The Lutibacter sp. A64 genome segment CAGATCCACGTAAAACTTTAAAGAAAATAAAAAAAGCAAAAAGTATTAGAAATTACGAAGCCGCTGTAAACGATATTTTTAATAATGAAACCCGTTAATTAATACCTATTTTTTATGACTCCATTAATAAGCATTATTATAGTATCTACAATTATAATTTACATTTGGAAACGTAAAAACACCAACTCTTGGAAAAAACCTACAAAATCTTTTCCTAAAGAATGGAGAGTTATTTTAATAGAAAACATCACTTTTTACAACGCTTTAACCAAGGCTGAGCAAACAAAATTTGAATATCAAATACAAGAATTTTTATTGAATTGTAGAATAACAGGTATTAAAACTACTGTAAATTTAGTCGATAAATTATTGGTAGCTTCTAGTGCTGTAATTCCTGTTTTTGGTTTTGACAATTGGACTTATTCCAATATTAACGAAGTACTAATTTACCCAAATTCTTTTAACAAAGACTTTAAATTAGAAGGTGAAAACAGAGCCATTTTAGGAATGGTTGGCACTGGTTATATGGACGGAATTATGATACTTTCTAAACAAGCCTTACATCACGGTTTTAAAAATGAATCGGATAAAAAAAACACTGCAATACACGAATTTGTGCATTTAATTGATAAAACTGGCGG includes the following:
- a CDS encoding zinc-dependent peptidase, whose product is MTPLISIIIVSTIIIYIWKRKNTNSWKKPTKSFPKEWRVILIENITFYNALTKAEQTKFEYQIQEFLLNCRITGIKTTVNLVDKLLVASSAVIPVFGFDNWTYSNINEVLIYPNSFNKDFKLEGENRAILGMVGTGYMDGIMILSKQALHHGFKNESDKKNTAIHEFVHLIDKTGGTIDGIPSVLMEKQYAIPWIDLINKKIDEIYDGKSDINPYGGTNRAEFFSVISEYFFERPKLLERKHPELYILLEKIFKQDMAARNLNKKAVKIERNSPCPCNSGKKFKKCCGTSHYN